From the Prunus dulcis chromosome 4, ALMONDv2, whole genome shotgun sequence genome, one window contains:
- the LOC117624768 gene encoding uncharacterized protein LOC117624768 isoform X1, with product MAADVPVNLEVVNSCCAKWKKKYSKIEKGRIALRAAVDLLKEACEKEQTRADIEKKEKEKESSIRMSLENEISGLKSKIYSLKQGGNADAQDRNEVNLLKAQVSDCEKEINRLKDLIEREKKKAESESKNAEVEKKKACEARKAAKAEKSKADEERKRANTEKEKADNYGLQLEVLKKEVHKASSNLASETLKLVEANKKLEAEKQKVVKERECANSAVAKAEEQNKFAEVNRKKSIEEKSRADCLSLELVESRKRIDELQKEINELRCSRELHEAPGSQPDNNRKVMDLPNFGEAYKRYETEKQKAIKEKKRAESEMVKAEKQKKLAEVNWKEAMAEKSRADHLFTQLDEAKKKIEELSSRKLIEASAVELGKDMGAESAKVKDLKKQLKFEKMKKKHAKEVVKLERSRNSILQQELGRLKFEFDQFSQRLGMLNTAFSHSAEGIDDPEKMNIESGFKRLKPNCPVLDASQRTAPFLPLSGGNCIDSISGIDSILESPVRGSNRKMLQSYPINSSTASFSDRKLVGSQDKGAFSLTASEKLVEENVQPTISNLSAEVTKINCYENVAVVAENSVRSPVRTDGVGRVNEQSRKRKRILHAVESIENLYFEGKKLHLRVEENLSVLHCLLNKQIEKPFEEGRYLLPGLQGDSYAKHGRDYEKGKESTEEKLIMQNYADGNEQKKANKFENQVCGCASVCRQVSKKANELVWIPQASGDGTGDFETMSSFYEVTDGNYLKLLDLDDAADEELYRMAMEMPLSPTLPEIEVRGVERSNVEINSNNFYFDDSENFNNSVGHKNGDTTDSFTIIGKTGNGNSIAMRTDCGVQDSGAEVMSNAPNSRNEEAMLPFGSELGYAGDDIHTCYVVFSNIKDSSSISKICSASRTCITQCSLATHTDWMVREILLALKTEENLFPKEKVCVFFSVLLLNFSTAALSKFGSLKWTSNLCLDAFGRHMGSVMSDGDGRSIFAELGCLDESLSLIEDFLINGRVLVCKDAPSEARVECHSMVNILCDGIHISSRPASADELVAGSIVLASICAAFDHIGFISEMSYSILQISRSNHSLVLTILHAFAYIGGEKFFNFCNFDLVTVMRSIVTYIERASISDSSGSCIPSASNSRTVFCTCVKCPFSEDAVSVDTATSFLLERLQIGALSGATYQDAMESGSSNSNSCILFNKYKAEQIANPHNCGLGVHGDLSCCLNKFAVSSIQSDSSTNFTLCDLSDLLSLVELVAINMSWEWTSAKIVPRLLKVLESCMTESVIAGIVVLLGQLGRLGVDALGYEDKGLEILRCQLSAFLCRDSAISVGLPTQIATVTALLGLMPSDFETIIQGNVEPAAIASQSDPAQSIRKWFSLLPKKQQDLSFGFLQTAGIFETTGRV from the exons ATGGCAGCAGACGTGCCAGTGAATCTCGAGGTGGTCAATTCATGTTGTGCTAAG TGGAAAAAGAAGTACTCGAAGATTGAAAAGGGACGAATTGCTCTGCGGGCAGCTGTGGACCTCCTTAAGGAAG CATGTGAGAAAGAGCAAACTCGAGCAGATATtgagaaaaaggagaaagagaaagaatcTTCCATTAGGATGTCtttggagaatgaaatttCTGGGTTGAAATCTAAGATTTATTCTCTAAAGCAGGGAGGAAATGCAGATGCTCAAGATAGAAATGAAGTAAACCTTCTTAAAGCTCAAGTGTCTGACTGCGAAAAGGAAATTAATCGTCTCAAAGACctaattgagagagagaagaaaaaggcagAGTCAGAAAGTAAGAATGCAGAAgtggagaagaaaaaggcttGCGAAGCACGTAAAGCTGCTAAAGCTGAAAAAAGTAAGGCTGATGAAGAAAGGAAGCGCGCCAATACTGAAAAAGAGAAGGCTGATAATTATGGGCTTCAGTTGGAGGTATTGAAGAAAGAAGTGCATAAAGCAAGTTCTAATTTGGCCTCTGAAACATTGAAGCTTGTTGAGGCAAACAAAAAGCTTGAAGCAGAAAAACAGAAGGTGGTCAAGGAGAGAGAATGTGCAAATTCAGCGGTGGCGAAAGCAGAGGAGCAAAATAAGTTTGCAGAAGTGAATAGGAAGAAGagtatagaagaaaaaagtcGTGCCGATTGTTTGTCTCTGGAATTGGTAGAGAGTAGGAAAAGGATTGATGAGTTACAGAAAGAGATAAATGAACTTAGGTGTTCAAGAGAATTGCACGAGGCTCCTGGCAGCCAACCTGATAATAATAGAAAGGTAATGGATCTTCCAAATTTTGGGGAAGCGTATAAAAGgtatgaaactgaaaaacagaaGGCAATCAAGGAGAAAAAAAGGGCAGAGTCTGAGATGGTGAAAGCTGAAAAGCAGAAAAAGCTTGCGGAAGTGAATTGGAAGGAGGCTATGGCAGAGAAATCTCGTGCTGATCATCTGTTTACACAGTTAGACGAAGCTAAGAAAAAGATTGAGGAGTTATCCTCTAGAAAATTGATTGAGGCATCTGCTGTTGAACTTGGAAAAGATATGGGTGCTGAAAGTGCGAAAGTGAAAGATTTGAAGAAACAACTtaagtttgagaaaatgaaaaagaagcaTGCCAAAGAAGTAGTCAAGCTGGAAAGAAGTCGTAACAGCATCCTGCAACAAGAACTAGGTCGCTTGAAGTTTGAGTTCGATCAATTTTCACAGCGCCTGGGTATGCTAAATACAGCTTTCTCGCATAGTGCGGAAGGTATAGATGACCCAGAAAAG ATGAACATTGAAAGTGGATTTAAACGTCTGAAGCCGAACTGCCCAGTTTTGGATGCATCTCAACGCACTGCACCATTTCTTCCTTTATCTGGAGGAAACTGCATTGATTCTATTTCAGGTATTGATTCTATATTGGAGTCTCCAGTCAGAGGCTCTAACAGAAAAATGTTACAGAGTTATCCAATAAATTCCAGTACAGCATCTTTTTCTGATAGAAAGTTGGTGGGCTCACAGGATAAGGGTGCCTTTTCTCTTACTGCGTCAGAAAAATTGGTTGAAGAGAATGTTCAACCAACAATATCCAACTTGTCTGCTGAGGTTACCAAAATAAATTGCTATGAAAATGTTGCCGTGGTGGCTGAAAATAGTGTCAGAAGTCCTGTCAGAACTGATGGGGTTGGAAGAGTTAATGAGCAGAGtaggaagagaaagagaatacTTCATGCAGTTGAATCAATTGAAAATCTATATTTTGAGGGTAAGAAGTTGCACCTGCGGGTAGAGGAGAACCTTTCTGTTTTGCACTGTTTGTTGAACAAGCAAATTGAAAAACCTTTTGAAGAAGGGAGGTATCTGCTTCCTGGTCTTCAGGGTGATTCATATGCAAAGCATGGAAGGGATTATGAGAAGGGGAAGGAAAGTACTGAAGAGAAACTAATAATGCAGAATTATGCCGATGGTAATGAGCAAAAGAAGGccaataaatttgaaaatcaagtcTGTGGATGTGCAAGCGTCTGCAGACAAGTTTCAAAAAAGGCCAATGAGCTGGTATGGATCCCTCAAGCAAGCGGAGATGGCACAGGTGATTTTGAAACCATGTCAAGTTTTTATGAAGTAACTGATGGGAACTACTTGAAACTGTTAGACTTGGACGATGCTGCTGATGAGGAATTGTATAGGATGGCAATGGAAATGCCACTGTCTCCTACACTTCCCGAGATTGAAGTTCGTGGTGTTGAAAGATCCAATGTGgagataaattcaaataacttttattttgatgattctgaaaatttcaataattcagtAGGGCATAAGAATGGAGACACCACTGATTCTTTTACCATAATAGGAAAGACTGGGAATGGTAATTCTATTGCAATGAGAACAGATTGTGGTGTCCAGGACTCTGGTGCTGAAGTGATGTCTAATGCTCCTAATTCAAGAAATGAGGAGGCTATGCTCCCATTTGGAAGTGAACTTGGGTATGCGGGTGACGATATCCATACGTGTTATGTTGTGTTTTCTAATATTAAAGACAGCAGCAGCATTTCTAAGATATGTTCTGCTTCCAGAACTTGTATTACACAGTGCTCTTTGGCCACTCATACAGATTGGATGGTTCGAGAAATTCTGCTTGCTCTCAAGACTGAAGAAAATCTTTTTCCCAA GGAAAAGGTATGTGTTTTCTTCTCAGTGTTGCTGCTTAACTTCTCCACTGCTGCTTTGAGTAAATTTGGGAGCTTGAAGTGGACGTCCAACCTCTGTTTGGATGCTTTTGGCCGACACATGGGCTCAG TGATGTCTGATGGGGATGGAAGAAGCATATTTGCAGAACTTGGTTGTTTGGATGAATCACTTAGTCTCATTGAGGATTTCTTAATAAATGGAAGAGTTCTGGTGTGCAAGGATGCACCTTCCGAGGCCCGAGTAGAGTGTCACTCTATGGTGAACATCCTATGTGATGGCATTCATATATCCTCTCGACCAGCATCAGCAGATGAGTTGGTGGCAGGGAGCATTGTATTAGCATCAATATGTGCAGCATTTGACCATATTGGTTTTATAAGTGAAATGTCGTACAGCATTTTGCAGATTAGTAGATCTAATCATTCATTAGTTCTGACTATTCTGCATGCTTTTGCTTATATTGGGGGAGAGAAGTTTTTTAACTTTTGCAATTTCGATTTAGTTACTGTCATGAGATCTATAGTTACATATATTGAGAGAGCAAGCATATCAGATTCTTCTGGCTCTTGTATTCCATCTGCAAGCAATTCTCGAACAGTGTTCTGTACATGTGTGAAATGCCCATTTTCTGAGGATGCAGTTTCTGTAGATACTGCCACATCATTTCTTTTAGAAAGGCTCCAAATTGGTGCTTTGTCAGGAGCTACATATCAAGATGCGATGGAATCAGGCAGTTCGAATTCAAATTCCTGTATCCTGTTCAACAAGTATAAAGCTGAACAAATTGCAAATCCTCATAATTGTGGACTTGGTGTGCACGGTGATTTGTCCTGTTGTTTAAATAAGTTTGCAGTGTCTAGTATTCAATCAGACTCTTCTACCAATTTCACTCTCTGCGATCTCAGTGATCTCCTATCCTTGGTGGAGTTGGTTGCAATCAACATG AGCTGGGAATGGACAAGTGCTAAGATTGTTCCTCGGCTGTTGAAAGTGTTGGAATCATGCATGACTGAGAGTGTGATTGCTGGAATTGTTGTTCTCCTTGGCCAGCTTGGGAG gCTTGGAGTTGATGCCCTTGGATATGAAGATAAAGGCTTGGAAATCTTGAGGTGTCAATTGTCTGCATTTTTATGCCGGGACTCTGCAATTAGTGTCGGTCTGCCCACTCAAATTGCCACCGTTACAGCATTGCTGGGCCTTATGCCTTCTGATTTCGAAACAATTATTCAGGGAAATGTGGAGCCTGCAGCCATTGCAAGTCAGTCTGATCCAGCTCAGTCTATAAGGAAGTGGTTTTCTTTGCTGCCAAAGAAGCAACAGGACTTGTCGTTTGGCTTTCTACAAACAGCTGGTATATTTGAAACAACTGGGCGTGTTTAA
- the LOC117626120 gene encoding probable protein phosphatase 2C 28, with amino-acid sequence MNEKAGHGLCREDAEDDDDKELPSRKVSHGFHLVRGKMDHGMEDYIVTENRKVNGYDLGLYAIFDGHSGREVAEYLQSHLFDNILNEPDFWTNPKQAVRRAYKATNDEILEKVVGSRGGSTAVTTILINGEKLIVANVGDSRAVLCRDGVAKQITVDHNPATEKEKDLVESRGGFVLKRPGTVPRVDGQLAMTRAFGDGKLKDHVTSEPDIKVKKIDDETDFIILASDGLWKVMSNQEAYDCIGELDDAQEAAEELIEEALSRESYDDVSCIVVVFH; translated from the exons ATGAAC GAGAAAGCAGGACATGGGTTGTGTAGGGAAGATGCAGAAGATGATGACGATAAGGAGCTTCCAAGTCGAAAAGTCAGCCATGGATTCCATTTGGTCAGGGGAAAAATGGACCATGGAATGGAAGATTATATTGTGACAGAAAATCGGAAAGTGAATGGATATGACTTGGGTTTATATGCAATTTTTGATGGACATTCAGGTCGTGAAGTTGCAGAATACTTGCAATCCCATCTGTTTGATAACATATTAAATGAG CCTGATTTTTGGACAAACCCAAAACAAGCAGTCAGGAGAGCTTATAAAGCTACAAATGATGAGATTTTGGAAAAGGTAGTTGGTTCAAGAGGAGGATCGACAGCTGTTACAACAATACTAATCAATGGAGAGAAACTGATTGTAGCGAATGTCGGGGATTCTCGGGCAGTTTTATGCAGAGATGGTGTAGCAAAACAGATAACTGTGGATCACAACCCGGCGacagagaaggagaaggatCTTGTTGAAAGCAGAGGTGGTTTTGTATTGAAAAGGCCAG GAACTGTTCCGCGTGTGGATGGCCAACTAGCTATGACAAGGGCATTTGGGGATGGAAAACTGAAGGATCACGTAACTTCAGAACCAGATATAAAAGTTAAGAAGATCGACGATGAAACAGATTTCATCATTTTGGCAAGTGATGGCTTGTGGAAG GTAATGTCAAACCAAGAGGCTTACGATTGCATTGGAGAATTAGATGATGCTCAAGAAGCAGCTGAGGAGTTGATTGAAGAAGCATTATCTAGGGAAAGCTATGATGATGTCTCCTGCATAGTTGTTGTCTTTCACTAA
- the LOC117625755 gene encoding dihydroceramide fatty acyl 2-hydroxylase FAH1-like: MVAQDFKVDLNKALVFQVGHLGEAYQEWVHQPIVCKEGPRFFENEFWEFLTRTVWWAVPVIWLPVVFYSISMSVRMGHGFPEIALMVFAGIFVWTLLEYTLHRFLFHIETKSYWGNTVHYLLHGCHHKHPMDGLRLVFPPTATAVLCVPFWNLVKLISVPSVTPALFGGGLLGYVMYDCTHYYLHHGQPSSDVPRNLKKYHLNHHFRIQDKGFGITSSIWDRVFGTLPQSKAAKKDR, translated from the exons ATGGTTGCGCAGGACTTCAAAGTTGATTTGAATAAAGCCCTCGTATTCCAG GTTGGCCATCTTGGAGAAGCATACCAGGAGTGGGTTCACCAGCCAATTGTTTGCAAGGAAGGCCCTCGATTTTTTGAAAATGAATTTTGGGAG TTCTTGACCCGCACAGTGTGGTGGGCAGTTCCTGTCATATGGCTGCCAGTCGTGTTCTATTCTATCTCCATGTCTGTACGGATGGGCCATGGTTTTCCTGAAATAGCTCTGATGGTTTTCGCTGGCATTTTCGTGTGGACATTGCTTGAATACACGTTGCACCGCTTTCTTTTCCACATTGAAACAAAGAGCTACTG GGGGAACACTGTACATTATCTTCTTCATGGCTGCCACCATAAGCACCCAATGGATGGCCTGCGACTTGTTTTCCCTCCTACTGCGACAGCTGTTTTATGTGTTCCA TTCTGGAACTTGGTGAAGCTGATTTCCGTTCCTTCTGTCACTCCTGCTTTGTTTGGAGGTGGTTTATTGGGTTATGTGATGTATGATTGTACCCATTACTATCTCCATCATGGTCAGCCATCAAGTGATGTACCCCGAAACCTGAAG AAATACCACTTGAATCATCACTTCAGGATCCAAGATAAAGGCTTTGGAATAACTTCAAGTATATGGGACAGGGTGTTTGGAACACTTCCTCAATCAAAAGCAGCCAAAAAGGACAGATAA
- the LOC117624768 gene encoding uncharacterized protein LOC117624768 isoform X2, translating into MAADVPVNLEVVNSCCAKWKKKYSKIEKGRIALRAAVDLLKEACEKEQTRADIEKKEKEKESSIRMSLENEISGLKSKIYSLKQGGNADAQDRNEVNLLKAQVSDCEKEINRLKDLIEREKKKAESESKNAEVEKKKACEARKAAKAEKSKADEERKRANTEKEKADNYGLQLEVLKKEVHKASSNLASETLKLVEANKKLEAEKQKVVKERECANSAVAKAEEQNKFAEVNRKKSIEEKSRADCLSLELVESRKRIDELQKEINELRCSRELHEAPGSQPDNNRKVMDLPNFGEAYKRYETEKQKAIKEKKRAESEMVKAEKQKKLAEVNWKEAMAEKSRADHLFTQLDEAKKKIEELSSRKLIEASAVELGKDMGAESAKVKDLKKQLKFEKMKKKHAKEVVKLERSRNSILQQELGRLKFEFDQFSQRLGMLNTAFSHSAEGIDDPEKMNIESGFKRLKPNCPVLDASQRTAPFLPLSGGNCIDSISGIDSILESPVRGSNRKMLQSYPINSSTASFSDRKLVGSQDKGAFSLTASEKLVEENVQPTISNLSAEVTKINCYENVAVVAENSVRSPVRTDGVGRVNEQSRKRKRILHAVESIENLYFEGKKLHLRVEENLSVLHCLLNKQIEKPFEEGRYLLPGLQGDSYAKHGRDYEKGKESTEEKLIMQNYADGNEQKKANKFENQVCGCASVCRQVSKKANELVWIPQASGDGTGDFETMSSFYEVTDGNYLKLLDLDDAADEELYRMAMEMPLSPTLPEIEVRGVERSNVEINSNNFYFDDSENFNNSVGHKNGDTTDSFTIIGKTGNGNSIAMRTDCGVQDSGAEVMSNAPNSRNEEAMLPFGSELGTCITQCSLATHTDWMVREILLALKTEENLFPKEKVCVFFSVLLLNFSTAALSKFGSLKWTSNLCLDAFGRHMGSVMSDGDGRSIFAELGCLDESLSLIEDFLINGRVLVCKDAPSEARVECHSMVNILCDGIHISSRPASADELVAGSIVLASICAAFDHIGFISEMSYSILQISRSNHSLVLTILHAFAYIGGEKFFNFCNFDLVTVMRSIVTYIERASISDSSGSCIPSASNSRTVFCTCVKCPFSEDAVSVDTATSFLLERLQIGALSGATYQDAMESGSSNSNSCILFNKYKAEQIANPHNCGLGVHGDLSCCLNKFAVSSIQSDSSTNFTLCDLSDLLSLVELVAINMSWEWTSAKIVPRLLKVLESCMTESVIAGIVVLLGQLGRLGVDALGYEDKGLEILRCQLSAFLCRDSAISVGLPTQIATVTALLGLMPSDFETIIQGNVEPAAIASQSDPAQSIRKWFSLLPKKQQDLSFGFLQTAGIFETTGRV; encoded by the exons ATGGCAGCAGACGTGCCAGTGAATCTCGAGGTGGTCAATTCATGTTGTGCTAAG TGGAAAAAGAAGTACTCGAAGATTGAAAAGGGACGAATTGCTCTGCGGGCAGCTGTGGACCTCCTTAAGGAAG CATGTGAGAAAGAGCAAACTCGAGCAGATATtgagaaaaaggagaaagagaaagaatcTTCCATTAGGATGTCtttggagaatgaaatttCTGGGTTGAAATCTAAGATTTATTCTCTAAAGCAGGGAGGAAATGCAGATGCTCAAGATAGAAATGAAGTAAACCTTCTTAAAGCTCAAGTGTCTGACTGCGAAAAGGAAATTAATCGTCTCAAAGACctaattgagagagagaagaaaaaggcagAGTCAGAAAGTAAGAATGCAGAAgtggagaagaaaaaggcttGCGAAGCACGTAAAGCTGCTAAAGCTGAAAAAAGTAAGGCTGATGAAGAAAGGAAGCGCGCCAATACTGAAAAAGAGAAGGCTGATAATTATGGGCTTCAGTTGGAGGTATTGAAGAAAGAAGTGCATAAAGCAAGTTCTAATTTGGCCTCTGAAACATTGAAGCTTGTTGAGGCAAACAAAAAGCTTGAAGCAGAAAAACAGAAGGTGGTCAAGGAGAGAGAATGTGCAAATTCAGCGGTGGCGAAAGCAGAGGAGCAAAATAAGTTTGCAGAAGTGAATAGGAAGAAGagtatagaagaaaaaagtcGTGCCGATTGTTTGTCTCTGGAATTGGTAGAGAGTAGGAAAAGGATTGATGAGTTACAGAAAGAGATAAATGAACTTAGGTGTTCAAGAGAATTGCACGAGGCTCCTGGCAGCCAACCTGATAATAATAGAAAGGTAATGGATCTTCCAAATTTTGGGGAAGCGTATAAAAGgtatgaaactgaaaaacagaaGGCAATCAAGGAGAAAAAAAGGGCAGAGTCTGAGATGGTGAAAGCTGAAAAGCAGAAAAAGCTTGCGGAAGTGAATTGGAAGGAGGCTATGGCAGAGAAATCTCGTGCTGATCATCTGTTTACACAGTTAGACGAAGCTAAGAAAAAGATTGAGGAGTTATCCTCTAGAAAATTGATTGAGGCATCTGCTGTTGAACTTGGAAAAGATATGGGTGCTGAAAGTGCGAAAGTGAAAGATTTGAAGAAACAACTtaagtttgagaaaatgaaaaagaagcaTGCCAAAGAAGTAGTCAAGCTGGAAAGAAGTCGTAACAGCATCCTGCAACAAGAACTAGGTCGCTTGAAGTTTGAGTTCGATCAATTTTCACAGCGCCTGGGTATGCTAAATACAGCTTTCTCGCATAGTGCGGAAGGTATAGATGACCCAGAAAAG ATGAACATTGAAAGTGGATTTAAACGTCTGAAGCCGAACTGCCCAGTTTTGGATGCATCTCAACGCACTGCACCATTTCTTCCTTTATCTGGAGGAAACTGCATTGATTCTATTTCAGGTATTGATTCTATATTGGAGTCTCCAGTCAGAGGCTCTAACAGAAAAATGTTACAGAGTTATCCAATAAATTCCAGTACAGCATCTTTTTCTGATAGAAAGTTGGTGGGCTCACAGGATAAGGGTGCCTTTTCTCTTACTGCGTCAGAAAAATTGGTTGAAGAGAATGTTCAACCAACAATATCCAACTTGTCTGCTGAGGTTACCAAAATAAATTGCTATGAAAATGTTGCCGTGGTGGCTGAAAATAGTGTCAGAAGTCCTGTCAGAACTGATGGGGTTGGAAGAGTTAATGAGCAGAGtaggaagagaaagagaatacTTCATGCAGTTGAATCAATTGAAAATCTATATTTTGAGGGTAAGAAGTTGCACCTGCGGGTAGAGGAGAACCTTTCTGTTTTGCACTGTTTGTTGAACAAGCAAATTGAAAAACCTTTTGAAGAAGGGAGGTATCTGCTTCCTGGTCTTCAGGGTGATTCATATGCAAAGCATGGAAGGGATTATGAGAAGGGGAAGGAAAGTACTGAAGAGAAACTAATAATGCAGAATTATGCCGATGGTAATGAGCAAAAGAAGGccaataaatttgaaaatcaagtcTGTGGATGTGCAAGCGTCTGCAGACAAGTTTCAAAAAAGGCCAATGAGCTGGTATGGATCCCTCAAGCAAGCGGAGATGGCACAGGTGATTTTGAAACCATGTCAAGTTTTTATGAAGTAACTGATGGGAACTACTTGAAACTGTTAGACTTGGACGATGCTGCTGATGAGGAATTGTATAGGATGGCAATGGAAATGCCACTGTCTCCTACACTTCCCGAGATTGAAGTTCGTGGTGTTGAAAGATCCAATGTGgagataaattcaaataacttttattttgatgattctgaaaatttcaataattcagtAGGGCATAAGAATGGAGACACCACTGATTCTTTTACCATAATAGGAAAGACTGGGAATGGTAATTCTATTGCAATGAGAACAGATTGTGGTGTCCAGGACTCTGGTGCTGAAGTGATGTCTAATGCTCCTAATTCAAGAAATGAGGAGGCTATGCTCCCATTTGGAAGTGAACTTGG AACTTGTATTACACAGTGCTCTTTGGCCACTCATACAGATTGGATGGTTCGAGAAATTCTGCTTGCTCTCAAGACTGAAGAAAATCTTTTTCCCAA GGAAAAGGTATGTGTTTTCTTCTCAGTGTTGCTGCTTAACTTCTCCACTGCTGCTTTGAGTAAATTTGGGAGCTTGAAGTGGACGTCCAACCTCTGTTTGGATGCTTTTGGCCGACACATGGGCTCAG TGATGTCTGATGGGGATGGAAGAAGCATATTTGCAGAACTTGGTTGTTTGGATGAATCACTTAGTCTCATTGAGGATTTCTTAATAAATGGAAGAGTTCTGGTGTGCAAGGATGCACCTTCCGAGGCCCGAGTAGAGTGTCACTCTATGGTGAACATCCTATGTGATGGCATTCATATATCCTCTCGACCAGCATCAGCAGATGAGTTGGTGGCAGGGAGCATTGTATTAGCATCAATATGTGCAGCATTTGACCATATTGGTTTTATAAGTGAAATGTCGTACAGCATTTTGCAGATTAGTAGATCTAATCATTCATTAGTTCTGACTATTCTGCATGCTTTTGCTTATATTGGGGGAGAGAAGTTTTTTAACTTTTGCAATTTCGATTTAGTTACTGTCATGAGATCTATAGTTACATATATTGAGAGAGCAAGCATATCAGATTCTTCTGGCTCTTGTATTCCATCTGCAAGCAATTCTCGAACAGTGTTCTGTACATGTGTGAAATGCCCATTTTCTGAGGATGCAGTTTCTGTAGATACTGCCACATCATTTCTTTTAGAAAGGCTCCAAATTGGTGCTTTGTCAGGAGCTACATATCAAGATGCGATGGAATCAGGCAGTTCGAATTCAAATTCCTGTATCCTGTTCAACAAGTATAAAGCTGAACAAATTGCAAATCCTCATAATTGTGGACTTGGTGTGCACGGTGATTTGTCCTGTTGTTTAAATAAGTTTGCAGTGTCTAGTATTCAATCAGACTCTTCTACCAATTTCACTCTCTGCGATCTCAGTGATCTCCTATCCTTGGTGGAGTTGGTTGCAATCAACATG AGCTGGGAATGGACAAGTGCTAAGATTGTTCCTCGGCTGTTGAAAGTGTTGGAATCATGCATGACTGAGAGTGTGATTGCTGGAATTGTTGTTCTCCTTGGCCAGCTTGGGAG gCTTGGAGTTGATGCCCTTGGATATGAAGATAAAGGCTTGGAAATCTTGAGGTGTCAATTGTCTGCATTTTTATGCCGGGACTCTGCAATTAGTGTCGGTCTGCCCACTCAAATTGCCACCGTTACAGCATTGCTGGGCCTTATGCCTTCTGATTTCGAAACAATTATTCAGGGAAATGTGGAGCCTGCAGCCATTGCAAGTCAGTCTGATCCAGCTCAGTCTATAAGGAAGTGGTTTTCTTTGCTGCCAAAGAAGCAACAGGACTTGTCGTTTGGCTTTCTACAAACAGCTGGTATATTTGAAACAACTGGGCGTGTTTAA